One genomic region from Drosophila busckii strain San Diego stock center, stock number 13000-0081.31 chromosome 3R, ASM1175060v1, whole genome shotgun sequence encodes:
- the LOC108601909 gene encoding transmembrane protein 135 encodes MTVQSKLIDPLCITCKDFQHPWTDKCVNATAGILLSATPYCLRVYTIVYAFSLLMRHRVPTLGDLRRTILGIIQSTAFLVTNAYTFILYNCLLRNLLGRYYFGTVAFIPSFLSSLTAIIVERPARRPLLATYVANVGTEALWRMAESRNWVRSIPHGQTLIFAGSIATLLYMYRTSAPKDSIFNILRIFVGKEEAGPIAEPEPLEAGQQPAPARRRPSVCFSSVSDWVRVYSNLIRAKHTSCRHQQSCAAYAVLGGLRPFVGGVALQVALKLVMNIKKVASGKMQWEKHIFNKNTLQLGIFMGSFSFLYKSVSCLLRHSFNRDQAFYAIPAGLVASLAFTKYPDNTVALYVMWKALQILGTMGQERGILPHVPHFTLYLYAFFTAVLFHAGVMESQSLRPNYFKFLQAISGERLSKFNLSAFDVFGLNTQQQAHEMVKSLNIVDKSSLPAFSFASRGFERLK; translated from the exons ATGACAGTCCAAAGCAAGTTGATTGATCCGCTGTGCATCACGTGCAAAGATTTCCAGCATCCCTGGACTGACAAGTGTGTAAATGCCACAGCTGGCATTTTATTATCCGCGACTCCGTATTGTCTACGCGTCTACACAATCGTCTATGCATTTTCGCTGCTCATGCGCCACCGCGTGCCAACGCTGGGAGACTTAAGACGCACCATACTGGGCATTATACAATCCACAGCATTTCTGGTGACCAATGCGTATACGTTTATCTTGTACAACTGTCTGCTACGCAATTTACTGGGACGCTATTACTTTGGAACTGTTGCATTTATACCGTCATTCCTGTCCTCACTGACGGCCATTATTGTTGAGCGTCCAGCACGTCGTCCCCTACTTGCCACCTATGTCGCCAATGTGGGTACAGAAGCGCTCTGGCGCATGGCCGAGTCACGCAACTGGGTGCGTTCAATACCACATGGTCAAACGCTTATCTTCGCCGGCAGTATTGCAACATTGCTTTATATGTACCGCACGTCAGCGCCAAAAGATTCCATCTTCAACATTCTACGCATCTTTGTGGGCAAAGAGGAGGCTGGCCCCATAGCAGAACCAGAGCCCTTAGAGGCCGGTCAGCAGCCAGCACCAGCGCGACGTCGACCATCGGTTTGCTTCTCCTCCGTCTCGGACTGGGTGCGCGTCTATAGCAATCTTATACGTGCCAAGCATACGAGCTGCCGTCACCAGCAAAGCTGTGCCGCCTACGCTGTGCTGGGTGGCCTGCGTCCTTTTGTTGGCGGCGTCGCGTTGCAAGTGGCACTCAAGCTAGTGATGAACATCAAGAAGGTGGCCAGCGGCAAGATGCAATGGGAGAAGCACATCttcaacaaaaacacactGCAGCTGGGCATATTCATGGGCAGTTTTTCATTTCTATACAAG tCGGTGTCATGCCTGTTGCGTCACAGTTTCAATCGCGATCAGGCCTTCTATGCCATTCCAGCTGGTCTGGTGGCGTCGCTAGCCTTCACCAAATATCCGGACAACACAGTTGCTCTGTATGTGATGTGGAAAGCCTTGCAG ATACTTGGTACTATGGGCCAAGAGCGCGGAATATTGCCCCACGTTCCACACTTTACGCTTTATCTGTACGCATTCTTTACGGCCGTGCTCTTTCACGCTGGCGTCATGGAATCACAATCACTACGACCGAACTATTTCAAGTTCTTGCAGGCCATATCAGGCGAAAG GCTCAGCAAGTTTAACTTGAGCGCCTTTGATGTATTTGGCCTGAACACTCAACAGCAAGCTCACGAGATGGTAAAGAGCTTAAATATTGTGGATAAATCGTCGCTGccagcattttcttttgcctcACGCGGCTTCGAACGGCTCAAGTAA
- the LOC108602303 gene encoding transmembrane protein 135 has product MAAQSKLLEAAINCSCQPYVHPWTTSCASHAAGMLLSGIPGAFKTYSTVYLAALVMRMRVPTLLDLKRTVQSILTSTTFLASNGFLFGVFVCLLRYLLGRFYFSTVVFVPALIAARIAITIERPVRRAPLAFYVANVATESLWKMLEARGWVRSLPNGQVLILGISLTALLYMYRTGVHLTKPSLNDATFKALRIVIGKQEEGPLRQNPVITQQTSRHPPLNLRCISSYVQLYDRLTKFRHPSCPHTQGCLTYALRGGLRPFLGGVGLQVGLKLLLNATKIFKLKMQWRKQIFNKGSLQLGLALGSFSLLYKAISCALRNSYGYDSALFALPAGLVGTVGLFQFPNTTIALYVMWKALQLFYSWGLEQRQLPEVPHFIVMLYAVCTGILFHCAILEAGTLRDSYYKFLMNISGQRIARYNVKAFEVFGLKSQQQISDVVKKLNINMSAELPKFALVV; this is encoded by the exons ATGGCAGCACAGAGCAAGCTACTGGAGGCAGcaatcaattgcagctgccaacCCTATGTGCATCCTTGGACAACAAGCTGTGCCAGTCATGCGGCGGGCATGTTGCTCTCCGGCATACCAGGAGCCTTTAAGACATACTCTACTGTTTATTTG GCAGCATTAGtaatgcgtatgcgtgtgccAACGCTTTTGGATTTGAAACGCACAGTACAGAGCATTTTAACCTCGACCACTTTTCTCGCCTCCAATGGCTTTCTGTTTGGCGTCTTTGTCTGCCTGCTGCGCTACTTACTCGGACGCTTTTACTTCAGCACTGTGGTCTTTGTGCCGGCGTTAATCGCTGCCAGGATAGCCATTACTATTGAGCGGCCCGTGCGACGTGCACCGCTGGCATTTTATGTGGCCAATGTCGCAACTGAATCGCTCTGGAAAATGCTCGAGGCACGCGGTTGGGTGCGCTCGTTGCCTAATGGACAAGTTTTAATTCTGGGCATCAGTTTAACAGCTCTGCTCTATATGTATCGCACGGGCGTGCATCTGACCAAGCCTTCGCTCAACGATGCGACCTTTAAAGCTCTGCGCATAGTCATTGGCAAACAGGAGGAGGGTCCGCTAAGGCAGAACCCAGTCATAACGCAGCAAACCTCACGCCACCCACCGCTCAATCTTCGCTGCATTAGCAGCTATGTGCAGCTATACGACCGTCTCACCAAGTTTCGTCATCCCAGCTGCCCGCATACTCAGGGCTGTTTGACTTATGCGCTACGTGGCGGTCTGCGACCTTTCCTGGGCGGCGTTGGACTGCAGGTGGgcctcaagctgctgctgaacgCAACGAAGATATTCAAACTAAAGATGCAGTGGCGCAAACAAATCTTTAACAAAGGCTCGCTGCAGCTGGGCCTGGCGCTGGGCAGCTTCTCACTGCTATACAAG GCTATATCCTGTGCGCTACGCAATTCTTATGGCTACGATAGCGCCTTGTTTGCCTTACCCGCTGGCTTGGTTGGCACAGTGGGACTGTTTCAGTTCCCCAACACTACGATTGCGTTATATGTGATGTGGAAGGCATTGCAGCTGTTCTACAGTTGGGGTCttgagcagcgccagctgcccGAAGTGCCGCATTTCATTGTCATGCTCTATGCCGTTTGCACAGGAATTCTCTTCCACTGCGCTATCCTTGAGGCCGGCACCTTGCGCGACAGCTACTACAAGTTCCTAATGAATATTTCTGGCCAAAG AATCGCGCGCTATAATGTGAAAGCTTTTGAAGTCTTTGGTCTCAAGAGTCAGCAGCAAATATCTGATGTTGTCAAGAAGCTTAACATCAATATGAGCGCAGAACTGCCGAAATTTGCTCTAGTCGTTTAG